Proteins from one Thermobifida alba genomic window:
- a CDS encoding cold-shock protein, which translates to MPTGKVKWYDAGKGFGFLTKDDGGEVFLHASALPPGTTTLRPGQRVEFGVVEGRKGSQALQVRLLETPRSVAKALRKKPDEMVVIIEDLIKLLDGVSNTYRRNKHPDRREAAKIAQVLRVVADDMEL; encoded by the coding sequence GTGCCCACTGGCAAGGTCAAGTGGTACGACGCGGGCAAGGGTTTCGGTTTCCTCACCAAAGACGACGGCGGCGAGGTCTTCCTGCATGCCTCGGCGCTTCCGCCTGGCACGACCACGCTCCGTCCCGGGCAGCGGGTCGAGTTCGGGGTCGTGGAGGGGCGCAAGGGTTCCCAGGCGCTCCAGGTCCGACTGCTCGAAACACCGCGGTCGGTGGCCAAGGCGCTGCGCAAGAAGCCGGACGAGATGGTGGTCATCATCGAGGACCTGATCAAACTGCTCGACGGTGTGTCCAACACCTACCGCAGGAACAAGCATCCCGACCGCCGGGAGGCGGCCAAGATCGCCCAGGTGCTGCGGGTGGTCGCCGACGACATGGAACTTTGA
- a CDS encoding DUF3027 domain-containing protein, whose protein sequence is MRRTRRSPVPDKACIEAQDLARAAAAEIGRPEWVGEHLGTQVEDNRLVTHFFECLDPAYPGWHYAVTVVRAARAKYVTVNESVLLPGPDALIAPEWLPWKERLRPGDLGVGDLLPAPADDDRLMPGYAQIADEELAEDGEDKQMLWELGLGRARVLSEAGREAAAKRWYSGPSGPHSPIASAAPAKCATCGFMVPLAGELRQMFGVCANEYAPDDGRVVSLDHGCGAHSEAALPETGSEPLTPVVDEMGYDTIVFDDTSELELVSSEQQTRK, encoded by the coding sequence GTGAGACGCACCCGTCGATCCCCCGTACCAGACAAGGCGTGTATCGAGGCGCAGGATCTCGCTCGTGCGGCGGCCGCCGAGATCGGACGCCCCGAGTGGGTCGGTGAGCACCTCGGCACCCAGGTCGAGGACAACCGCCTGGTCACCCACTTCTTCGAGTGCCTGGATCCCGCCTATCCGGGCTGGCACTACGCGGTCACGGTGGTGCGCGCCGCCCGGGCCAAGTACGTCACCGTCAACGAGTCGGTGCTGCTGCCCGGACCGGACGCGCTCATCGCACCCGAGTGGCTGCCCTGGAAGGAGCGCCTGCGCCCGGGCGACCTCGGCGTGGGCGACCTGCTGCCCGCTCCCGCCGACGACGATCGGCTGATGCCGGGCTACGCCCAGATCGCGGACGAGGAGCTCGCCGAGGACGGCGAGGACAAGCAGATGCTGTGGGAGTTGGGGCTGGGCCGGGCCCGAGTGCTGTCGGAGGCGGGGCGCGAGGCCGCGGCCAAGCGCTGGTACTCCGGTCCGTCCGGGCCGCACAGCCCCATCGCCAGCGCCGCCCCGGCCAAGTGCGCCACCTGCGGGTTCATGGTTCCGCTGGCGGGTGAGCTGCGGCAGATGTTCGGGGTGTGCGCCAACGAGTACGCGCCCGACGACGGCCGGGTGGTCTCCCTCGACCACGGCTGCGGGGCGCATTCGGAGGCCGCGCTGCCCGAGACCGGGTCCGAACCGCTCACCCCGGTGGTCGACGAGATGGGCTACGACACCATCGTGTTCGACGACACCAGCGAACTGGAACTGGTCTCCTCGGAGCAGCAGACCCGGAAATAA
- a CDS encoding alpha/beta hydrolase family protein: MPFNEIRELFDPGRPHHTAAGPRPVRLHLARPERAGRVPLVLLSHGTGGSAEQMSWLAEPLAEAGFLVAAVDHHGNNHRDGFTVPGFAFWADRPRDLTFALDHLLDHEQVGAVGAAGFSLGGYTAAALVGARLARQPIEAVLRGDHPLPSPPEYPTLAEEILALPAETTASWPQRLAADHTDPRVRCAFLVAPASGGILDTGSPARVRRPVAVRWGDADTVVPPETVRGYLDALPGAEGRSVGADVGHYEFLCLAEPGSPLYEAVRSGEPVRAAVAAEAVEFFRRHLE, from the coding sequence ATGCCTTTCAATGAGATACGGGAACTCTTCGACCCGGGCCGCCCCCACCACACGGCAGCCGGCCCCCGCCCGGTCCGGCTCCACCTGGCGAGGCCGGAACGGGCGGGGCGCGTCCCCCTGGTGCTGCTGTCGCACGGCACCGGCGGTTCCGCCGAGCAGATGTCCTGGCTGGCCGAACCCCTGGCGGAGGCGGGCTTCCTCGTCGCGGCGGTGGACCACCACGGCAACAACCACCGCGACGGCTTCACCGTGCCGGGGTTCGCCTTCTGGGCGGACCGGCCCCGGGACCTGACCTTCGCCCTGGACCACCTCCTCGACCACGAGCAGGTCGGCGCGGTGGGCGCGGCGGGGTTCTCCCTCGGCGGCTACACCGCCGCCGCCCTCGTGGGCGCGCGCCTGGCGCGGCAGCCGATCGAGGCGGTCCTGCGGGGCGACCACCCGCTGCCGTCCCCTCCCGAGTACCCGACCCTGGCCGAGGAGATCCTCGCGCTGCCCGCCGAGACCACCGCCTCCTGGCCGCAGAGACTGGCGGCCGACCACACCGACCCGCGGGTGCGCTGCGCCTTCCTCGTCGCCCCGGCCTCCGGCGGGATTCTCGACACCGGTTCCCCCGCACGGGTGCGCCGACCGGTCGCGGTGCGCTGGGGCGACGCCGACACCGTCGTACCGCCCGAGACCGTCCGCGGGTACCTCGACGCCCTGCCCGGGGCAGAGGGGCGCTCCGTCGGCGCGGACGTCGGCCACTACGAGTTCCTGTGCCTGGCCGAGCCGGGAAGCCCGCTGTACGAGGCGGTCCGGTCGGGGGAGCCGGTCCGCGCCGCGGTGGCGGCCGAGGCCGTGGAATTCTTCCGGCGCCACCTGGAATGA
- a CDS encoding AIM24 family protein, with translation MRSELFSQAQENDLPGMSLQNPRMLRVACDGEFYARRGAMVAYQGDIDFAFQGSGARRFAKKMLTGEGLPLMRVFGKGDVFLARDAWEIHILDLEDESITVNGQNVLAFESGLEWNIHRVRGMGIIAGGLFNTVFTGRGRVAIACHGTPVLLNVDQPTYVDTKAAVAWSTSLDTSLRSTVKAGALIGRGSGEAFQLVLEGRGFVLVQASEGAVRAVQQG, from the coding sequence GTGCGCAGTGAACTGTTCAGCCAGGCCCAGGAGAACGACCTGCCGGGCATGTCCCTGCAGAACCCGCGGATGCTGCGGGTCGCCTGCGACGGCGAGTTCTACGCGCGCAGGGGGGCGATGGTGGCCTACCAGGGCGACATCGACTTCGCCTTCCAGGGGTCGGGGGCCAGGCGGTTCGCCAAGAAGATGCTCACCGGCGAAGGCCTGCCGCTCATGCGGGTCTTCGGGAAGGGCGACGTCTTCCTGGCCCGGGACGCCTGGGAGATTCACATCCTCGACCTGGAGGACGAGTCGATCACCGTCAACGGCCAGAACGTGCTCGCCTTCGAGAGCGGACTGGAGTGGAACATCCACCGGGTGCGGGGCATGGGCATCATCGCCGGGGGCCTGTTCAACACGGTCTTCACCGGCCGGGGGCGGGTCGCCATCGCCTGCCACGGCACCCCGGTCCTGCTCAACGTCGACCAGCCGACCTACGTCGACACCAAGGCCGCGGTCGCCTGGTCCACCTCGCTGGACACCAGCCTGCGCAGCACCGTGAAGGCGGGCGCGCTCATCGGCCGCGGCAGCGGAGAGGCGTTCCAGCTCGTCCTGGAGGGCCGGGGGTTCGTCCTGGTCCAGGCGTCCGAGGGCGCGGTGCGGGCGGTGCAGCAGGGCTGA
- a CDS encoding sacsin N-terminal ATP-binding-like domain-containing protein, producing MTHTMADPFGVTELRTRVLDSWAASPARFREDANAEEDYALGGYRDRVVVELAQNAADAAQRAGVRGRLRLVLRGREFTAANTGAPLTAEGVESLSTLRASAKRDAAAVGRFGVGFTSVASISDDVVLASRDGAVRWSRERAAALVHDALVATGRARPELAEELARRDRRVPLLRLPFADGTRPPEGYDSAVVLQLRDADAGARLALQLAEAGQALLLALPWLAEIEIDADGQVRSLYSAPGSDGTVTVRSVDAGGEHVTHWRTLTRSGRFTPEELADRPVEERDRRDWSLTWAVALDPTGGAAALPADVPRVVHAPTPSDEELPVPALLIGTFPLSPDRRRIAPGPAADTLLDAAATAYTELLCRLDAPATWDLVPLERLGGAEFDARFRARVTRLLPDVPFLRTVTGDPVRPRDAVVVEGGDTLLEVLDDLVPNALPGDADLHHPGLRALRLRRVSLADLADLLAGLDRRPAWWARLYAALRAAGQRGADLGELGALPVPLWDGRLVRGPRGLLLPTGASFTSGALDAAALEPLGLRIVHPEAVDPLLVRLGAVEANERAVLTDPMTRAAVENSLDSDDPDTIARAVLELVAASATTVDDEPWLAELALRDTEGDYSPAAELLHPDSPLLDLLVEDAPFGVLADDLAEAYDTETLESVGVVRLFTVHRAHDVTLGAVLAENPDEVPLDGVAEWAAEVSALLGHPELPPIVPELVGVRDLEFVREDRWPRVLELLAAPGPRAAVVEPARVFTGDGRVVDVPSYTAWWLRTGALLGGRTPVESRTADADPALVGLYDEIPVALDPEFARALGVRSDLDRLLADPDGPDDLLDRLGDPERRVPRAVLRRLWAALAEVPADRVSPPERVRAVRGGAVVVADAEDTVVVDAPDLLPLLTGRPVVLGPVERAAALADVLDLDLASEVVEGRVTSSGEVRQVPDEVRAFLGETPLTYLHHEELRVDGVAVEWRCVDGHLHASTTDGLARALCWATGQWARRHLVAALLRDPQTLPVLRAEADLE from the coding sequence TTGACACACACGATGGCCGACCCGTTCGGCGTGACCGAACTGCGCACGAGGGTCCTGGACAGCTGGGCCGCCTCTCCTGCGCGCTTCCGCGAGGACGCCAACGCCGAGGAGGACTACGCCCTCGGCGGCTACCGGGACCGGGTGGTCGTGGAACTGGCGCAGAACGCCGCCGACGCCGCCCAGCGCGCGGGAGTGCGGGGACGGCTGCGGCTGGTGCTGCGCGGCCGCGAGTTCACCGCCGCCAACACCGGCGCCCCCCTCACCGCCGAGGGCGTGGAGTCGCTGTCCACCCTGCGCGCCTCCGCCAAACGCGACGCCGCCGCCGTGGGCCGCTTCGGCGTCGGCTTCACCTCGGTCGCGTCGATCAGCGACGACGTGGTCCTGGCCTCCCGGGACGGCGCGGTCCGGTGGAGCCGGGAACGCGCCGCCGCCCTGGTCCACGACGCGCTGGTGGCCACCGGACGGGCCCGCCCCGAACTCGCCGAGGAACTCGCGCGGCGCGACCGCCGGGTGCCGCTGCTGCGGCTGCCGTTCGCCGACGGCACCCGCCCGCCCGAGGGCTACGACAGCGCCGTCGTCCTGCAACTGCGCGACGCCGACGCGGGCGCGCGCCTGGCCCTGCAGCTGGCCGAGGCCGGGCAGGCGCTGCTGCTGGCCCTCCCCTGGCTGGCCGAGATCGAGATCGACGCCGACGGGCAGGTCCGGTCCCTGTACTCCGCGCCCGGCTCCGACGGCACGGTCACCGTCCGCAGCGTCGACGCCGGAGGCGAGCACGTCACCCACTGGCGCACCCTGACCAGGTCGGGCCGGTTCACGCCCGAGGAGCTGGCCGACCGCCCCGTCGAGGAACGCGACCGCCGCGACTGGTCGCTGACCTGGGCGGTGGCGCTCGACCCGACCGGAGGCGCGGCCGCGCTGCCCGCGGACGTGCCCCGCGTGGTGCACGCCCCCACCCCCAGCGACGAGGAACTGCCCGTTCCCGCCCTGCTGATCGGCACGTTCCCGCTGTCCCCGGACCGCCGCCGCATCGCCCCCGGTCCGGCGGCCGACACCCTGCTCGACGCCGCGGCCACCGCCTACACCGAACTGCTGTGCCGCCTGGACGCCCCCGCCACCTGGGACCTGGTCCCCCTGGAGCGGCTCGGCGGCGCCGAGTTCGACGCCCGCTTCCGCGCCCGCGTGACGCGGCTGCTGCCGGACGTCCCGTTCCTGCGGACCGTCACGGGCGACCCCGTCCGCCCCCGCGACGCCGTGGTCGTCGAGGGCGGCGACACCCTGCTGGAGGTGCTGGACGACCTGGTGCCCAACGCGCTGCCCGGGGACGCCGACCTGCACCACCCCGGACTGCGCGCGCTGCGGCTGCGCCGCGTCTCCCTCGCCGACCTCGCCGACCTGCTCGCCGGCCTGGACCGGCGGCCCGCCTGGTGGGCGCGGCTGTACGCGGCGCTGCGCGCGGCCGGGCAGCGCGGCGCGGACCTCGGCGAGTTGGGGGCGCTTCCGGTGCCGCTGTGGGACGGGCGGCTGGTGCGCGGCCCCCGCGGCCTGCTGCTGCCCACCGGGGCGTCGTTCACCTCGGGCGCGCTGGACGCCGCGGCGCTGGAGCCGCTGGGGCTGCGGATCGTGCATCCCGAGGCGGTCGACCCGCTGCTGGTCCGGCTCGGCGCGGTCGAGGCGAACGAACGCGCGGTCCTCACCGATCCGATGACCCGGGCCGCCGTCGAGAACTCGCTGGACTCCGACGACCCCGACACGATCGCCCGGGCCGTGCTGGAGCTGGTCGCGGCGTCGGCCACCACGGTCGACGACGAGCCGTGGCTGGCCGAACTGGCGCTGCGGGACACCGAGGGCGACTACTCGCCCGCCGCCGAACTGCTGCACCCCGACAGTCCGCTGCTGGACCTCCTCGTCGAGGACGCGCCCTTCGGGGTGCTCGCCGACGACCTGGCGGAGGCCTACGACACCGAGACGCTGGAGTCGGTGGGCGTGGTGCGGCTGTTCACCGTGCACCGTGCGCACGACGTGACGCTGGGCGCGGTGCTGGCGGAGAACCCCGACGAGGTCCCGCTGGACGGTGTGGCGGAGTGGGCGGCCGAGGTCTCGGCGCTGCTCGGCCACCCCGAACTGCCTCCGATCGTCCCCGAACTGGTGGGCGTGCGCGACCTGGAGTTCGTCCGGGAGGACCGCTGGCCGCGGGTGCTGGAACTGCTGGCGGCCCCCGGTCCCCGCGCGGCCGTCGTCGAACCGGCCCGGGTGTTCACCGGCGACGGGCGGGTGGTGGACGTGCCCTCCTACACGGCGTGGTGGCTGCGCACGGGTGCGCTGCTGGGCGGCCGCACCCCCGTGGAGTCGCGCACCGCCGACGCGGATCCCGCGCTCGTCGGCCTCTACGACGAGATCCCCGTGGCGCTGGACCCGGAGTTCGCCCGCGCCCTGGGGGTCCGCTCGGACCTGGACAGGCTGCTCGCCGATCCGGACGGTCCCGACGACCTGCTGGACCGGTTGGGCGACCCGGAGCGCCGGGTGCCCCGCGCCGTGCTGCGCCGGCTGTGGGCGGCGCTGGCCGAGGTGCCCGCCGACCGGGTGTCGCCGCCGGAGCGGGTGCGCGCGGTGCGGGGTGGGGCGGTGGTGGTGGCCGACGCCGAGGACACCGTGGTGGTGGACGCGCCCGACCTGCTGCCGCTGCTCACCGGGCGGCCGGTGGTGCTGGGGCCGGTGGAGCGCGCCGCGGCCCTGGCCGACGTGCTCGACCTGGACCTGGCCTCCGAGGTGGTCGAGGGCCGCGTCACCTCCTCGGGGGAGGTCCGGCAGGTCCCCGACGAGGTGCGGGCGTTCCTCGGCGAGACCCCGCTGACCTACCTGCACCACGAGGAGCTGCGGGTGGACGGGGTCGCGGTGGAGTGGCGCTGCGTGGACGGCCACCTACACGCCTCGACCACCGACGGGCTGGCCCGCGCCCTGTGCTGGGCCACCGGCCAGTGGGCGCGCCGCCACCTCGTCGCGGCGCTGCTGCGCGACCCGCAGACCCTGCCGGTGCTGCGCGCCGAGGCCGACCTGGAGTGA
- a CDS encoding DUF7059 domain-containing protein, translating into MSETFRPLSPHLADRLRGILLDADYTVSGVRDRLGDTAARALAREQLIPALRATGGEERLGLLLRLWWLGEAVPEAALRALPLAELAEAGLLTVRDGRVRALVQVKPWELADGRPGYTVSDPTVRPGRGQPRPDHVVGAGGASATLAQLVVDGPVDRALDLGSGCGVQSLHLAERADRVCATDVNPRALWMTRISCALSGLDNVETREGSLYAPVRGERFDLIVSNPPFVVTPGAARYAYRESDLPGDSVCAEIVSAAPAYLTDGGWCQLLANWLHVDGEDWRDRVGGWVAGTGCSGWVVQRDVQDPAEYVELWLRDSCEQDSPEYTARYDAWLDYFEREGVKGIGFGWICLRNDAAQDATVRVEELRHEIDQPVGPYLPDVVDGAMTAHRLTDAALLAARVALVPGVREERISVPGAPDPERILLRQTTGLRRVAQVGTVEAALAGVCDGTIPVGPLLDAIAELIGQDPAALRERTPASLRGLIAEGFFRVAR; encoded by the coding sequence GTGTCCGAAACGTTCCGCCCGTTGTCGCCGCACCTCGCCGACCGGCTGCGCGGCATCCTGCTCGACGCCGACTACACCGTCTCCGGGGTCCGCGACCGGCTCGGTGACACCGCGGCGCGGGCTCTGGCACGTGAACAGCTGATCCCCGCCCTGCGCGCGACCGGCGGCGAGGAGCGCCTCGGCCTGCTGCTGCGCCTGTGGTGGCTGGGCGAGGCGGTGCCGGAGGCCGCGCTGCGCGCCCTGCCGCTCGCCGAACTCGCCGAGGCGGGCCTGCTGACGGTGCGCGACGGCCGGGTGCGCGCCCTGGTGCAGGTGAAACCGTGGGAGCTGGCCGACGGCCGCCCCGGCTACACCGTCTCCGATCCGACCGTCCGCCCGGGGCGGGGGCAGCCCCGCCCGGACCACGTGGTGGGCGCGGGCGGGGCCTCGGCCACCCTGGCCCAGCTCGTCGTGGACGGTCCCGTGGACCGCGCCCTCGACCTGGGGTCCGGCTGCGGCGTGCAGTCGCTGCACCTGGCGGAGCGGGCGGACCGGGTCTGCGCCACCGACGTCAACCCGCGCGCCCTGTGGATGACCCGGATCAGCTGTGCGCTGTCCGGTCTGGACAACGTCGAGACCCGCGAGGGGTCGCTGTACGCACCGGTCCGCGGGGAGCGGTTCGACCTGATCGTCTCCAACCCGCCGTTCGTGGTCACCCCCGGTGCGGCCCGCTACGCCTACCGGGAGTCGGACCTGCCCGGCGACTCGGTGTGCGCCGAGATCGTCTCGGCCGCCCCGGCGTACCTCACCGACGGCGGCTGGTGCCAGCTGCTCGCCAACTGGCTGCACGTCGACGGCGAGGACTGGCGCGACCGCGTCGGCGGCTGGGTCGCGGGCACGGGGTGCTCCGGCTGGGTGGTCCAGCGGGACGTGCAGGACCCGGCCGAGTACGTGGAGCTGTGGCTGCGCGACTCCTGCGAACAGGACAGCCCCGAGTACACGGCGCGCTACGACGCCTGGCTCGACTACTTCGAGCGGGAGGGCGTCAAGGGCATCGGCTTCGGGTGGATCTGCCTGCGCAACGACGCCGCCCAGGACGCCACGGTACGGGTGGAGGAGCTGCGCCACGAGATCGACCAGCCGGTCGGCCCGTACCTGCCGGACGTGGTGGACGGGGCGATGACCGCGCACCGCCTCACCGACGCGGCCCTGCTGGCGGCCCGGGTGGCCCTGGTGCCGGGGGTCCGGGAGGAGCGGATCAGCGTGCCGGGCGCCCCCGACCCGGAGCGGATCCTGCTCCGCCAGACCACGGGGCTGCGCCGCGTGGCGCAGGTGGGCACGGTCGAGGCCGCGTTGGCGGGGGTGTGCGACGGCACGATCCCGGTGGGGCCGCTGCTGGACGCGATCGCGGAGCTGATCGGCCAGGACCCGGCGGCGCTGCGGGAGCGGACCCCGGCGTCGCTGCGCGGGCTGATCGCGGAGGGCTTCTTCCGCGTCGCCCGGTGA
- a CDS encoding DUF2530 domain-containing protein, with product MRKPRQPDPEVHESDYRVPAAVGTAAWTVALIVLLLQGDRLPEDDRWWIWVCVTGITLGVFGFWYVPRLLRSRAEAEERRRARRAAELPEGPAPAPRPESAPDRGEVGEVSGQSQP from the coding sequence GTGCGTAAACCCCGGCAGCCCGACCCCGAGGTCCACGAGTCCGACTACCGCGTCCCGGCGGCGGTGGGCACGGCGGCGTGGACCGTCGCCCTGATCGTCCTCCTCCTCCAGGGCGACCGGCTTCCCGAGGACGACCGGTGGTGGATCTGGGTCTGCGTGACCGGAATCACCCTGGGCGTGTTCGGTTTCTGGTACGTCCCCCGCCTGCTGCGCAGCCGCGCCGAGGCCGAGGAGCGCCGCCGGGCCCGGCGCGCCGCGGAACTCCCTGAGGGCCCCGCCCCGGCCCCCCGGCCGGAGTCGGCCCCCGACCGGGGGGAGGTCGGCGAGGTTTCCGGGCAGTCCCAGCCCTGA
- a CDS encoding NCS2 family permease: MPSSKRTGLPATLDRYFKVSERGSNFAREVRGGLATFFAMAYIVVLNPLIIGTAPDINGDTLGIPQVAAVTALVAAISSMLMGVISRYPFAIASGMGLNAIVAYVLAPMMTWSDVMGLVVIEGVIMLVLVLTGFRNAVFNAVPPSLKSAIAVGVGLFLALIGFVNAGFVRPGSGTPVQLGVGGSLDGWPILVFVLGLVATIILMVRRVKGAVLIGIVFATVLGIVIEAVAKVGPKTGADGEVNDLGWSLTVPEVPTSVGDLVSLPDLSLIGQFNLLADWRSLGVATVLMLLLTLLLADFFDTMGTMVGVASQAGLTDEEGNVPNTQGVLVADAIGTIVGGAASASVATTYAESAAGVGEGARTGVAPIVTGLMFLGALFITPLAALVPFEAATPVLIVVGFMMMTQVTRVDFTDLGIGIPAFLAIVVMPYTYSIANGIGVAFIAYTVVRLAQGRWRDVHPLMLVVSVVFLIHFAEAPIQGLLG; encoded by the coding sequence GTGCCCTCCTCCAAGCGCACCGGTCTCCCCGCCACGCTCGACCGCTACTTCAAGGTCAGTGAGCGCGGCTCGAACTTCGCCCGTGAGGTCCGCGGCGGTCTGGCCACGTTCTTCGCGATGGCCTACATCGTCGTCCTCAACCCGCTGATCATCGGCACGGCGCCCGACATCAACGGCGACACCCTGGGCATCCCGCAGGTGGCTGCGGTGACCGCGCTCGTCGCCGCGATCTCGTCCATGCTGATGGGCGTCATCAGCCGCTACCCCTTCGCGATCGCCTCGGGCATGGGCCTCAACGCGATCGTCGCCTACGTACTGGCGCCCATGATGACCTGGTCCGACGTGATGGGCCTGGTGGTCATCGAGGGCGTCATCATGCTGGTGCTCGTGCTCACCGGCTTCCGCAACGCGGTCTTCAACGCCGTGCCCCCCTCGCTCAAGAGCGCGATCGCGGTCGGGGTGGGCCTGTTCCTCGCCCTGATCGGCTTCGTCAACGCCGGTTTCGTGCGGCCCGGCAGCGGCACCCCCGTCCAGCTGGGGGTGGGAGGCTCCCTGGACGGATGGCCGATCCTGGTGTTCGTCCTCGGCCTGGTGGCCACCATCATCCTGATGGTGCGCAGGGTCAAGGGGGCGGTGCTGATCGGCATCGTCTTCGCCACGGTCCTGGGCATCGTGATCGAGGCGGTGGCCAAGGTCGGCCCCAAGACCGGCGCGGACGGCGAGGTGAACGACCTGGGCTGGTCGCTGACCGTGCCCGAGGTGCCCACCTCGGTCGGCGACCTGGTGTCGCTGCCGGACCTCAGCCTGATCGGCCAGTTCAACCTGCTCGCCGACTGGCGGAGCCTGGGCGTCGCCACGGTGCTCATGCTGCTGCTCACCCTGCTGCTGGCGGACTTCTTCGACACCATGGGCACCATGGTCGGCGTGGCCAGCCAGGCGGGGCTCACCGACGAGGAGGGCAACGTGCCCAACACCCAGGGGGTGCTCGTGGCCGACGCCATCGGCACCATCGTGGGCGGCGCCGCGTCGGCCTCGGTGGCCACGACCTACGCCGAGTCCGCGGCGGGCGTCGGCGAGGGCGCGCGCACCGGTGTCGCGCCGATCGTCACGGGCCTGATGTTCCTGGGGGCGCTGTTCATCACGCCCCTGGCCGCCCTGGTGCCGTTCGAGGCGGCCACGCCGGTGCTGATCGTCGTCGGCTTCATGATGATGACCCAGGTCACCCGGGTCGACTTCACCGACCTGGGGATCGGCATCCCGGCCTTCCTGGCCATCGTGGTCATGCCCTACACCTACTCGATCGCCAACGGCATCGGCGTCGCGTTCATCGCCTACACGGTCGTCCGCCTGGCCCAGGGCCGCTGGCGCGACGTGCACCCGCTGATGCTGGTGGTCTCCGTGGTCTTCCTGATCCACTTCGCCGAGGCGCCCATCCAGGGCCTCCTCGGCTGA
- a CDS encoding MarR family winged helix-turn-helix transcriptional regulator, producing the protein MNSSLPSPPTGTDAGLAATLRMAVGRLARRLRAQRPDSSLSLGQGGVLFTLARHGKMTPGALADHEKVQPPSMTRIIAALEARGLVRRMRHPNDGRQQLVEITEEGARLVDSDHQRREAWLTRRLAELDREDKEVLRRAAEIMDRLSQS; encoded by the coding sequence ATGAATAGTTCCCTCCCTTCCCCGCCGACCGGAACGGACGCCGGCCTGGCCGCGACGCTCCGCATGGCCGTGGGGCGGCTGGCCCGCCGGCTGCGCGCGCAGCGGCCCGACTCCTCCCTGTCCCTGGGACAGGGAGGAGTGCTGTTCACCCTGGCCCGACACGGGAAGATGACGCCCGGAGCGCTCGCCGACCACGAGAAGGTGCAGCCTCCGTCGATGACCCGGATCATCGCCGCGCTGGAGGCGCGGGGCCTGGTCCGCCGGATGCGCCACCCGAACGACGGCCGCCAGCAGCTGGTGGAGATCACCGAGGAGGGCGCCCGGCTGGTGGACTCCGACCACCAGCGCCGGGAGGCATGGCTGACCCGTCGGCTCGCGGAACTGGACCGGGAGGACAAGGAGGTCCTGCGCCGGGCCGCGGAGATCATGGACCGCCTGAGCCAGTCGTGA
- a CDS encoding MFS transporter, with protein MFRSLAIRNYRLFALGQVVSNTGTWMQRIAQEWLVLQLSGGSGVALGVATALQFLPTLVLGLWGGALADRFSKRRLLILTQTLMGLLALGLGLLVTFGTAQVGHVYVFALALGLVTVVDTPVRQSFVVEMVGRQDLPNAVALNSASFQLGRVTGPAAAGLLIGLIGTGPVFLINAASFVAVLTGLLLMRPDELHVSEPASRSKGQVREGLRYVAGRRDLLLLLTVIAFVQLFGSNVQNQLALMVNNVFQAGSEAFGLAATFLAIGSLTGALLAARREAPRLRTVILGAFLFGVLQIVAGLMPGYAALLVALVPMGVSFMTFTTSMNAYFQLNVEPQMRGRVMAMYMLVFLGVAPIGAPVVGVLADLFGPAVSMAVGGTVSAAVAATAAAVLGRRLRARVRLTAHRPFVEVVRGGAAAPPA; from the coding sequence ATGTTCCGGTCGCTGGCCATCCGCAACTACCGCCTCTTCGCCCTCGGCCAGGTCGTCTCCAACACCGGCACCTGGATGCAGCGCATCGCCCAGGAGTGGCTGGTCCTGCAACTGAGCGGCGGCAGCGGCGTGGCGCTCGGCGTCGCCACCGCCCTGCAGTTCCTGCCCACGCTCGTCCTCGGCCTGTGGGGCGGCGCACTCGCCGACCGGTTCTCCAAACGCCGCCTGCTCATCCTGACGCAGACCCTGATGGGCCTGCTCGCCCTCGGCCTGGGCCTGCTCGTCACGTTCGGCACCGCCCAGGTGGGGCACGTCTACGTGTTCGCCCTCGCGCTCGGCCTGGTCACCGTGGTGGACACCCCGGTCCGGCAGAGCTTCGTGGTCGAAATGGTGGGACGTCAGGACCTTCCCAACGCGGTCGCACTGAACAGCGCCAGCTTCCAACTGGGCCGGGTCACCGGCCCCGCCGCCGCGGGCCTGCTCATCGGCCTCATCGGCACCGGACCGGTCTTCCTGATCAACGCGGCGTCCTTCGTCGCGGTCCTCACCGGCCTGCTCCTGATGCGCCCCGACGAACTGCACGTCAGCGAACCCGCGTCGCGGTCCAAGGGCCAGGTCCGGGAGGGGCTGCGCTACGTCGCCGGACGCCGCGACCTGCTCCTGCTGCTCACCGTGATCGCCTTCGTGCAGCTGTTCGGCTCCAACGTGCAGAACCAGCTCGCGCTCATGGTCAACAACGTCTTCCAGGCGGGCTCCGAGGCGTTCGGACTGGCCGCGACGTTCCTCGCGATCGGCTCCCTCACCGGGGCGCTGCTCGCGGCCCGCCGCGAGGCGCCCCGGTTGCGCACCGTGATCCTGGGCGCGTTCCTGTTCGGGGTGCTCCAGATCGTCGCCGGCCTCATGCCCGGCTACGCGGCGCTGCTCGTCGCGCTGGTGCCGATGGGCGTCAGCTTCATGACCTTCACCACCTCCATGAACGCCTACTTCCAGCTGAACGTGGAACCGCAGATGCGCGGCCGGGTCATGGCCATGTACATGCTGGTGTTCCTCGGGGTCGCGCCCATCGGCGCCCCCGTCGTGGGGGTGCTGGCCGACCTGTTCGGCCCCGCGGTCAGCATGGCCGTCGGCGGCACGGTGAGCGCCGCCGTCGCCGCCACCGCCGCCGCCGTCCTGGGCCGTAGGCTCAGGGCGAGGGTGCGTCTCACCGCGCACCGACCCTTCGTCGAGGTGGTCCGGGGCGGGGCCGCGGCACCACCGGCCTGA